A segment of the Dongia rigui genome:
CGTTCCGGCCAATAGGCGAAGCGCTCCGCGCGCTGCTCCTGCGCCAGGGCGCCGATGCGGAACTGCTGGGTCAAGGCCCAGGCATCGGCAACATCGTTGAAGCCCTTTTTCACCGCCTCGAGGCCAGCAGCATCGGGCGTGGCGGCGAAGGCATCGGCGGTCTTGGCAAAGGCTGCCGTGATCTCGACCAGATGATCGAACGCCGGCAGCACGATCTTTTGCGCGAAGGCAGCATTGAAGGCGCCAAAATCCGGTGCGCCTGCAGCATCGGCCGGGCGCGCCACGGCCGGCACCATGCCGGCGGCGATCAAGGCGGCCAGGGTCTGGCGGCGAGAGATCTTGTCGTTGGATTGATCCGTCATGAGACGCGCTTTCACAGACTGGAGAGGAAGGAGATTAGGGCTTGCCGGTCGCCCGGTGACAGGTTGGCAACATGGTCGCGTGCCGGCAAGGCCTCGCCGCCATGCCACAGGATGGCTTCGAGGATGGTGCGCGCGCGGCCGTCATGCAACAGGGCGCCCTGGCCGTGGTGATCGACAGCCCAGCGCAGGCCCCAGAGCGGCGACGTGCGCCATTCACGGCCTTTGGCGTTTTCTTCGATCAGATCTTCGGCCAGGCCATCGCCCATGTCGTGGAGCAGCAGGTCGGTATAGGGTGAGATATGGCGCGTTTTAGACGCGCCTTTGGGCCATTCGACGTCATAGCTGGGATTGTGGCAAGCCTGGCAGCCAGCCGAGGCAAAGAGCGCACGGCCGCGTTCCAGCATGACCGGATCGGCCTGGGATTTGGGGCCGGCGGGCAGGACCGCTTCGGCCACAAAACGGTCTAGCACCTTGACCAGCGTGCTGGTCACTTCGAGATCTTCGAATTGCGGCGAGGCACCGCTGGGGGCCGCACGGCAAGCCTTCTGGCGCGCCGTGCATTCGCCATAGGCATCGGTGAAGAGCGGCGTCGACAATCCCATATCGGCGAAGAAGGCATGCGAGTTCTGCGCCTCAAGGCTGGGCATGATCGCCTTCCAGCCGAAGCGGCCGAAGGTTTTCTGCTCGGCATCCAGCCAATGAATGCGGCCGGATATGCCGTCGCCGTCCTTGTCGTCCGGATCGGCGCGCGCAATGATCGATGCCGCAGGAATGGCGT
Coding sequences within it:
- a CDS encoding di-heme oxidoredictase family protein; translated protein: MSRRFKAALATVLGLAICATVLTTGALWTKADDTTKPKHVVKVIRDPALGDDAVARMENVIGQSIFERIWVSAPSSTEAADGLGPMFNARSCAACHPGGAHGTLVNKDGSQSPSLLVRLGAKNDGAADPVYGNQLQTEAARGVPPEGRFSIDYALSETKLADGTIVPLRRPVVTLHDMADGPVAPDTVTGLRLAPAIHGMGPLDAIPAASIIARADPDDKDGDGISGRIHWLDAEQKTFGRFGWKAIMPSLEAQNSHAFFADMGLSTPLFTDAYGECTARQKACRAAPSGASPQFEDLEVTSTLVKVLDRFVAEAVLPAGPKSQADPVMLERGRALFASAGCQACHNPSYDVEWPKGASKTRHISPYTDLLLHDMGDGLAEDLIEENAKGREWRTSPLWGLRWAVDHHGQGALLHDGRARTILEAILWHGGEALPARDHVANLSPGDRQALISFLSSL